A section of the Streptococcus oriscaviae genome encodes:
- a CDS encoding plasmid mobilization protein, whose amino-acid sequence MPQNMNRRKRQLRKEVYFTKEEYQQIEKNMEQMKAKSFQYYAKNQLIHGQLVQIDFPELKALRVAINRIGANINQIAKQANEDQHTSTEMLEQVLGHLTEIREMVSAKLSSEEKQSLQARKRIVRMDIDEW is encoded by the coding sequence ATGCCACAGAATATGAATAGGCGTAAAAGACAATTACGTAAAGAGGTTTATTTCACGAAGGAGGAATACCAACAAATAGAAAAGAATATGGAACAGATGAAGGCAAAGTCTTTCCAATACTATGCCAAAAATCAATTGATTCATGGTCAGCTAGTTCAAATTGATTTTCCAGAGCTGAAAGCTCTTCGAGTAGCTATCAATCGAATTGGGGCCAACATCAACCAAATAGCCAAGCAGGCCAATGAGGACCAACACACCTCTACTGAGATGTTAGAACAAGTCTTGGGTCATCTAACGGAAATTCGAGAAATGGTTTCAGCCAAATTATCCAGCGAAGAAAAGCAAAGTCTCCAAGCAAGAAAACGAATAGTAAGGATGGATATAGATGAATGGTAG
- a CDS encoding VirD4-like conjugal transfer protein, CD1115 family, which produces MNRRSSWPYLLVGLFLCLCFQSFYRYYLLSTDAVPFMGMLRMRWLVEHLEQFSLTFSLEPHFLYAGLLGFLLPLLAYVSGDRQVYRTGEEQGSARFATLKEMKRFEDREIDKNMIFTKRAKMGLFNFRLAYHVQLNKNVIVIGLPGDGKTFTFVLPNLMQLNSNFVVTDPKGNLVHETGKMLEKHGYAVKVFDLIRLTNSDRFNVFEYMRSELDIDRISEAITEGTKKSEHMGEDFWVQAELMLQRALIGYLYFDSKDPKTGVSHYTPHLGHVADLLRHLYREDPDNPSPVEQMFEELEEHQPGNYAYKQWKLFQNFKGETRNSVVAILSARYSIFDHQDVRNLISTDTMEMDTWNTHKTAVFIAIPETNNAFNFLSSILFAVGFEVLTHKADAILQGKVPGYSRQNLRHIQFILDEFAQIGRIPNFAQVLSSIRSREMSIKIIIQAVNQLESLYKSDWKTIFNNCATHVFLGTNDKDTMEYYSTRSGKQTIRTRSTSKTHSYRNGSSGENKQIQGRPLLTPDEVARIGIEEGLVFISKQHVFKDQKASVYDHPRHVEIAHSPQDENWYDYVRLGTDIDGLLLYTDDVTPTFEQLTAA; this is translated from the coding sequence ATGAATCGTAGAAGCAGTTGGCCCTACTTACTTGTAGGGCTTTTCTTATGTCTTTGTTTCCAATCCTTCTATCGCTATTACCTCCTGTCGACAGATGCCGTTCCCTTTATGGGGATGCTTCGGATGAGGTGGTTAGTGGAACATCTAGAACAATTCTCCTTGACCTTCTCACTTGAACCACACTTCCTATATGCAGGTCTCCTTGGTTTTCTTCTTCCCTTATTGGCTTATGTCTCAGGAGACAGACAGGTCTATCGAACAGGAGAAGAACAAGGGAGTGCTCGCTTTGCGACCTTAAAAGAGATGAAGCGTTTTGAGGATAGAGAAATAGACAAGAACATGATTTTCACCAAACGAGCTAAGATGGGTCTCTTTAATTTTCGCTTAGCCTATCATGTCCAACTCAATAAAAATGTGATTGTCATTGGTCTTCCAGGAGACGGAAAAACCTTTACCTTTGTATTGCCTAATCTTATGCAGCTGAATTCTAATTTTGTGGTCACAGACCCCAAAGGAAACCTGGTTCACGAAACTGGTAAGATGTTAGAAAAGCATGGCTATGCGGTCAAGGTCTTTGACCTTATTCGCCTAACAAACTCCGATCGCTTTAATGTATTTGAGTATATGAGGTCTGAGCTGGATATTGATCGAATCTCAGAAGCTATTACGGAAGGAACGAAAAAGAGTGAACATATGGGAGAAGATTTCTGGGTACAGGCAGAACTCATGTTGCAGCGGGCGCTCATTGGTTATCTTTATTTTGATTCTAAGGATCCGAAAACAGGTGTTTCTCACTACACCCCTCATTTGGGACATGTGGCCGACCTCTTACGCCATCTGTATCGAGAAGATCCGGATAATCCAAGCCCAGTTGAGCAGATGTTTGAAGAGCTAGAAGAACACCAACCAGGTAACTATGCCTATAAGCAGTGGAAACTCTTTCAGAACTTTAAAGGCGAGACTCGAAACAGTGTCGTTGCGATTCTATCAGCTCGTTATTCCATCTTTGATCACCAGGATGTCAGAAACTTAATTAGCACCGATACGATGGAAATGGATACCTGGAATACCCATAAGACCGCTGTCTTTATTGCGATTCCTGAAACCAATAACGCCTTTAACTTCTTATCTTCTATCCTCTTTGCGGTCGGCTTTGAAGTGCTGACCCATAAGGCAGATGCCATTTTACAAGGAAAGGTTCCAGGTTATAGCAGACAGAATTTAAGACATATTCAGTTTATCTTAGATGAATTTGCGCAAATTGGCCGGATTCCAAACTTTGCCCAAGTTCTTTCGTCTATTCGAAGTCGAGAGATGTCCATTAAAATCATTATCCAAGCCGTGAACCAATTGGAGTCCCTTTATAAGAGTGACTGGAAAACAATCTTTAATAACTGCGCAACCCATGTCTTTTTAGGGACTAACGACAAGGACACCATGGAATACTACTCGACCAGGAGCGGGAAGCAGACGATACGCACTCGCTCCACCTCAAAAACACATAGCTATCGCAATGGTTCTTCTGGAGAAAATAAGCAAATCCAAGGCCGTCCTCTATTGACACCAGATGAGGTGGCTCGTATCGGTATTGAGGAAGGCTTGGTCTTTATCTCCAAGCAACATGTCTTTAAAGACCAAAAAGCCAGTGTCTATGACCACCCAAGGCACGTAGAGATTGCTCATTCTCCACAGGATGAGAATTGGTATGACTATGTCCGGTTGGGAACAGATATCGACGGACTATTGCTATATACAGATGATGTGACCCCAACATTTGAACAGCTAACTGCAGCTTAA
- a CDS encoding PBECR4 domain-containing protein — MVFTKAQAKALSILEVAKRLGMEMERSSHKEYYWKEHDSFKINTVKNTWNWYSRTGKFGDTISLVQEIKGVSYKEAMTFLETGNFPEATIVEEERKPFRYTLSPYEKPFRKARSYLKQTRGLSDETIDFFLEKGILAEASYRDRDGYVEDVLVFKFLDRNHHIVGASLQGLSPFPDRHEGKGYLKKIMYQSEGIAGLNVTIGSPKRLIVAEAPIDLMSYYELHKDELEDVRLVAMDGLKEGTLSRYAMEVLQERGEAKEVTLDYTQSKDLRQASNFLSETARLTKVFHDNAHQDFLTLAVDNDKAGQDFIDQLQEKKIPVVDGRPPLATNEEKMDWNAYLQLKKKGQLMEHQNKRLTQNKEVEPHRKETRSKKTKTAEEHYFDWIERMAATVQEHLHLPSPPKVASELEAIVEPFITTDLDRLFARRLSLALDTQRVESSQILSVHQAIDQLDRQINEQLQEKELQTSKIAEDYLLTAVRGDLPTLEELYSSAIFSDKPSVVEYLKDWSANTEEVQRVIDFLTQLDPVRRDWLTPVEYFLDDIRTSQLEEEIADEEEQQEQVASLDQKEKAPDRGQEPISNAGDLHRNPDSLGDLSPRTASKPVVNESQPDFPVIAPLKFTTKGEWMSTLKPGYHVITDGELRRLNKFAPGLQATAQWYLNEVAGSTITYLYQDRDGIGRLDVQFSDENFAHLTGISPKGIEMKQVVYDFANGQGDYGNIQVSHSIKDKSMVLPLLPDILSSQAFVFNDLSTVEKFHKIDLEQAIKTDDEDLLLAIRDVDGIGVPASVMRIKEKLSVELEGKEQVVLGVYRERDGVIEQLSIHPDYVKDGGQSMMTVLKNKQYETLSTLQTMQEETNITSLSSDRLQDEPALPVSMMDSDADGISDEEEKKQGSNPYDFRSQPATKHQEEREEQEVEDSSLVVANLIQNQDIAGLNRHLKDGIKEYLDSDKYKDYLTKMSQLNNYSSRNLRLILAQQPTASQVASFKQWKETFGRHVKKGEKALRIFVPITYIKKDENNQPILDKDGKPEIGTTFRLKAAVFDVSQTDGKEMPKAISDVKDQLTDQDYGNLYRTLMTIAKNNHVSVRFEELEESRKGYYDTVNHQIVLNKVGMNKSQLIKTFLHETAHSELHHKDHPQKDQLTRSTAELQAESVAYVVASYYGLDTSNYSFGYLASWSQDKDTLRDLEAQLDIVQQEAKSLIERMDKEMEVLRLSQTKQTQHQFENKLNHFKEQSDQQLKELQEKRQAEATSKKEKGISK, encoded by the coding sequence ATGGTCTTTACAAAAGCACAAGCCAAGGCTCTGTCCATCTTAGAGGTCGCAAAACGCCTCGGAATGGAGATGGAACGGAGCTCGCACAAGGAATATTACTGGAAAGAACACGACTCATTTAAAATCAATACGGTAAAAAATACCTGGAACTGGTATTCTCGAACCGGAAAATTTGGGGATACCATTAGCTTAGTTCAAGAAATAAAAGGTGTGAGCTATAAGGAGGCGATGACCTTTCTGGAAACAGGAAATTTTCCTGAAGCCACCATTGTAGAAGAAGAGCGTAAACCCTTTAGGTACACGCTATCCCCTTACGAGAAACCCTTCAGGAAAGCAAGAAGCTACCTCAAACAGACGAGAGGTTTGTCTGATGAGACGATTGATTTCTTCTTGGAAAAGGGAATACTGGCAGAAGCAAGCTACCGAGATAGAGATGGTTACGTGGAGGATGTCCTCGTCTTTAAATTTCTGGATCGGAACCATCACATCGTCGGAGCGAGCCTACAAGGTCTTTCTCCTTTTCCAGACCGTCACGAAGGTAAAGGCTATCTCAAGAAAATCATGTATCAATCAGAAGGAATCGCCGGTTTAAACGTGACTATCGGCTCTCCTAAGCGTTTGATTGTGGCGGAAGCTCCAATTGACCTGATGAGCTATTATGAGCTCCATAAGGACGAATTAGAGGATGTCCGTTTAGTTGCGATGGATGGTTTAAAGGAGGGAACACTGTCTCGTTATGCCATGGAAGTTCTCCAGGAAAGAGGCGAAGCAAAGGAAGTCACTTTGGACTACACACAATCGAAAGACTTACGTCAAGCGTCAAACTTTCTATCTGAAACAGCTCGCTTAACGAAAGTATTTCATGATAACGCCCATCAGGATTTCCTCACTCTTGCGGTAGACAATGATAAGGCTGGTCAAGACTTTATTGATCAGCTACAGGAGAAAAAGATTCCAGTTGTTGATGGAAGACCACCTCTAGCAACTAATGAGGAGAAAATGGACTGGAACGCTTATCTCCAGCTAAAAAAGAAAGGACAACTAATGGAACATCAAAATAAACGCCTCACTCAAAACAAAGAAGTTGAACCACACCGAAAGGAAACAAGGTCTAAAAAAACAAAGACAGCAGAAGAACATTATTTCGATTGGATTGAGAGGATGGCAGCTACTGTACAGGAACATCTCCATCTGCCATCACCTCCCAAAGTAGCGTCTGAATTAGAAGCCATAGTTGAACCGTTTATCACAACTGACTTAGATCGACTATTTGCCAGACGTCTCTCCTTAGCATTGGATACCCAACGAGTTGAATCGTCACAGATTTTATCTGTACATCAAGCAATCGACCAGCTGGATAGACAAATTAATGAACAACTACAGGAGAAAGAGCTTCAAACCTCAAAAATAGCAGAAGATTACCTTTTGACAGCGGTAAGAGGAGACTTACCTACATTAGAGGAGCTATATTCTTCAGCCATATTTTCTGATAAACCAAGTGTTGTTGAGTACTTAAAAGATTGGTCTGCAAATACAGAGGAGGTGCAGAGAGTTATTGATTTCCTCACCCAGTTAGATCCCGTCAGACGAGATTGGCTTACACCAGTAGAATACTTTTTAGATGATATAAGAACCAGTCAACTAGAAGAAGAGATAGCCGATGAGGAGGAACAACAAGAACAAGTAGCTAGCTTAGACCAAAAAGAAAAAGCTCCTGACCGAGGTCAAGAGCCTATTAGCAATGCGGGCGATTTACATCGCAATCCCGATTCTTTAGGAGATCTTTCTCCAAGGACAGCATCGAAGCCTGTTGTGAACGAATCACAACCTGATTTTCCTGTCATTGCTCCCTTAAAGTTTACCACTAAGGGAGAGTGGATGTCAACTCTAAAACCAGGTTACCATGTGATTACCGATGGCGAATTGAGGCGACTCAATAAATTTGCGCCAGGACTACAAGCAACGGCTCAGTGGTATTTGAATGAAGTGGCGGGAAGTACAATTACCTATCTCTATCAAGATAGAGACGGCATTGGACGATTAGACGTGCAATTCTCTGATGAAAATTTTGCACACCTGACAGGTATCTCTCCTAAGGGAATTGAGATGAAGCAAGTTGTCTATGATTTTGCGAATGGACAGGGGGATTATGGCAATATACAAGTTTCACATTCCATCAAAGATAAATCCATGGTATTGCCACTATTGCCAGATATTCTGTCATCTCAAGCCTTTGTCTTTAATGACTTATCAACGGTAGAGAAGTTTCATAAGATTGATTTGGAACAAGCAATCAAGACAGATGATGAAGATTTGTTGCTAGCTATTCGAGATGTAGATGGTATTGGGGTTCCTGCTTCCGTCATGCGAATAAAAGAAAAACTATCTGTAGAACTAGAAGGAAAAGAACAAGTTGTCCTGGGAGTATATCGTGAACGAGACGGCGTTATCGAACAACTATCTATCCATCCAGACTATGTAAAAGATGGTGGACAGTCTATGATGACCGTCCTAAAAAATAAACAATATGAAACTCTTTCGACCTTACAAACGATGCAAGAAGAAACAAACATAACAAGCCTTTCTTCTGACAGACTACAGGATGAGCCAGCTCTACCAGTCTCCATGATGGATTCTGATGCGGATGGTATTTCAGATGAAGAAGAGAAAAAACAAGGAAGTAACCCTTACGATTTTCGCTCTCAACCAGCTACTAAACACCAAGAGGAAAGAGAAGAACAAGAGGTAGAAGACAGTAGCCTAGTTGTCGCAAACTTAATCCAAAATCAAGACATCGCTGGCTTAAACCGTCACCTAAAAGACGGCATTAAAGAGTATCTTGATTCGGATAAATACAAAGACTATTTAACTAAGATGAGTCAACTGAACAACTACTCCAGTCGCAACCTTCGTCTCATTCTTGCTCAACAGCCAACAGCTAGTCAAGTTGCTTCTTTCAAGCAATGGAAAGAAACGTTTGGTCGCCATGTTAAAAAAGGGGAGAAGGCCCTTCGTATCTTTGTCCCTATCACTTATATCAAGAAAGACGAGAACAATCAACCTATCTTAGATAAGGATGGAAAACCAGAAATAGGTACTACCTTCCGTCTCAAAGCTGCAGTCTTCGATGTCAGTCAAACAGACGGAAAAGAGATGCCGAAAGCTATTTCAGATGTCAAAGACCAACTAACTGATCAGGACTACGGCAACCTTTATCGAACCCTGATGACAATTGCAAAAAACAATCATGTCTCCGTTCGCTTCGAGGAATTGGAGGAAAGTAGGAAAGGATATTATGACACAGTCAACCACCAAATCGTCTTAAATAAAGTTGGGATGAATAAGTCGCAACTCATCAAAACCTTCCTTCATGAGACGGCTCATTCTGAACTCCATCACAAGGACCATCCACAGAAAGACCAACTGACAAGAAGCACCGCAGAACTCCAAGCAGAAAGCGTTGCGTATGTGGTTGCATCTTACTATGGACTGGATACTTCTAACTATTCCTTCGGTTACTTAGCGAGCTGGTCGCAAGATAAAGACACGCTGAGAGACCTAGAAGCACAGCTCGATATTGTCCAACAAGAAGCTAAAAGTTTGATTGAGCGCATGGATAAGGAAATGGAAGTCTTACGCTTATCTCAGACTAAACAAACCCAACATCAGTTTGAAAATAAATTAAATCATTTTAAAGAACAATCAGACCAACAACTCAAAGAATTACAGGAAAAGAGGCAAGCAGAAGCTACCTCAAAAAAGGAAAAGGGTATCTCGAAATGA
- a CDS encoding relaxase/mobilization nuclease domain-containing protein — protein sequence MVAIKPPIQIKTPANLKRAVTYILKEAKTVLPMKTKTDFPFPIVSKNGKLHFQLVSGHQIEDVSIADEEMILTKLAAAFHKGDDDLKELTDNKQVLAHHIIQSFSPEDNLTPEQVHEIGRKTMLEFLGPDYQFVIATHTDRDHLHNHIIVNTTNSSTLKKLRWQKNTLKNLRAISDKHAAKYGAKIIEPTMKNSYTKYSAWRRQNNFRYELKQRLDFLLKHSTSLEDFKEKAKALEVQIDFSGKFVKYRLLTPLDGKLQERNTRDDTLSKKRLYTLEKIKERVSKNQLTVPTSNIKEMYQQYREEKELDFELKLDVASWQVEQESPKGIYLQLDMGALDSGTILIPSHKVDKKEDGSYTIYIKEKDYFYFLNPDYSEKNRYMMGVTVARQLAKQNGEVLITKNPHISSMRELIKEYNFLVQHGVTDGEQFSHLEERFNQKIADVEKELKRLDGRLARYHKIEGALLALEKTPENTLPALQLLDEMDLPRDVSLSDVSQLIRQYDIEKGALQEFFNDTLREYTNYRELQDVVRVREQAHKHALEEKRL from the coding sequence ATGGTAGCCATTAAACCACCAATCCAAATTAAGACTCCAGCTAATCTGAAACGTGCAGTTACCTATATACTAAAAGAAGCTAAAACAGTTCTGCCTATGAAAACAAAAACTGATTTCCCCTTTCCAATTGTATCGAAAAATGGGAAATTACATTTTCAATTGGTTTCTGGTCATCAGATTGAGGATGTATCTATTGCAGATGAGGAAATGATTCTCACAAAACTAGCCGCAGCCTTTCATAAAGGAGACGATGACTTAAAAGAATTGACAGACAATAAACAAGTGCTTGCCCATCATATTATCCAATCATTCTCGCCAGAAGATAATCTAACTCCAGAACAGGTTCATGAGATTGGTCGGAAAACCATGCTTGAGTTTCTAGGACCAGATTATCAATTTGTGATTGCGACTCATACAGATAGAGATCATCTGCACAATCATATCATCGTCAATACGACCAATAGCTCAACGCTAAAAAAATTACGTTGGCAGAAAAATACTCTAAAAAATTTACGGGCTATTTCAGATAAACATGCGGCCAAGTATGGCGCAAAAATTATTGAGCCAACGATGAAAAACTCTTATACTAAATATTCTGCCTGGCGCAGGCAAAATAATTTTCGTTATGAGTTAAAACAACGTCTGGATTTTCTCTTGAAACATTCTACCTCGTTAGAAGATTTCAAAGAAAAGGCAAAGGCTCTTGAGGTTCAAATCGATTTTTCTGGTAAGTTTGTCAAATACCGTTTGCTTACTCCTTTGGATGGGAAGCTCCAAGAAAGAAATACCAGGGACGACACTTTATCTAAGAAAAGACTCTACACCCTCGAAAAAATCAAAGAGAGGGTCTCAAAAAATCAACTTACTGTTCCTACATCCAACATAAAAGAAATGTATCAACAGTATAGAGAAGAAAAGGAACTGGATTTTGAATTGAAACTAGATGTGGCTTCTTGGCAAGTCGAACAAGAAAGCCCAAAAGGAATTTATCTTCAACTGGATATGGGAGCTTTAGATAGTGGAACCATCCTGATTCCTTCTCATAAGGTTGATAAAAAAGAAGATGGTTCATACACCATCTACATTAAGGAAAAAGATTATTTTTATTTTCTCAATCCTGACTACTCGGAGAAGAATCGGTACATGATGGGGGTGACTGTGGCAAGACAGTTAGCTAAACAAAATGGTGAGGTGCTCATTACAAAAAATCCTCATATTTCATCCATGAGAGAATTAATCAAGGAATATAATTTCCTAGTGCAACATGGTGTGACTGATGGAGAACAGTTTAGCCATTTGGAGGAACGCTTTAATCAAAAAATAGCCGATGTAGAAAAAGAATTGAAACGCTTAGATGGTCGCTTAGCTCGTTATCATAAAATCGAGGGAGCACTTCTTGCCTTAGAAAAAACGCCAGAGAATACCTTGCCTGCACTTCAACTATTGGACGAGATGGATCTGCCAAGAGACGTCAGTCTATCAGATGTTTCCCAACTCATTCGGCAGTATGATATTGAAAAAGGAGCGCTTCAAGAATTCTTCAATGATACCTTGAGAGAGTATACCAATTACCGTGAACTGCAAGATGTAGTCCGTGTAAGAGAACAAGCTCATAAGCATGCACTGGAAGAAAAAAGATTGTAG
- the gap gene encoding type I glyceraldehyde-3-phosphate dehydrogenase, translated as MVVKVGINGFGRIGRLAFRRIQNVEGVEVTRINDLTDPVMLAHLLKYDTTQGRFDGTVEVKDGGFEVNGKFVKVSAEREPGKIDWAADGVEIVLEATGFFTSKAAAEQHIHANGAKKVVITAPGGNDVKTIVFNTNHDILDGTETVISGASCTTNCLAPMAKALHDAFGVQKGLMTTIHGYTGDQMVLDGPHRGGDLRRARAAAANIVPNSTGAAKAIGLVIPELNGKLDGAAQRVPVPTGSVTELVATLNKKVTAEEVNAAMKAAATESYGYTEDQIVSSDIVGISYGSLFDATQTKVLEVDGEQLVKVVSWYDNEMSYTAQLVRTLEYFAKIAK; from the coding sequence ATGGTAGTTAAAGTTGGTATTAACGGTTTCGGTCGTATCGGACGTCTTGCTTTCCGTCGTATCCAAAACGTAGAAGGTGTTGAAGTTACTCGTATCAACGACCTTACAGACCCAGTAATGCTTGCACACTTGTTGAAATACGACACAACTCAAGGTCGTTTCGACGGTACTGTGGAAGTGAAAGACGGTGGTTTTGAAGTTAACGGTAAATTCGTTAAAGTTTCTGCTGAGCGTGAGCCAGGCAAAATTGACTGGGCTGCTGACGGCGTAGAAATCGTATTGGAAGCAACTGGTTTCTTCACATCTAAAGCTGCTGCTGAGCAACACATCCACGCTAACGGTGCTAAGAAAGTTGTTATCACTGCACCTGGCGGAAACGATGTTAAGACTATCGTGTTCAACACTAACCACGACATCCTTGATGGTACTGAAACAGTTATCTCAGGTGCTTCATGTACTACTAACTGTTTGGCACCAATGGCTAAAGCTCTTCACGATGCATTTGGCGTTCAAAAAGGTTTGATGACTACAATCCACGGTTACACTGGTGACCAAATGGTTCTTGACGGACCACACCGTGGTGGTGACCTTCGTCGTGCGCGTGCTGCTGCAGCAAACATCGTTCCTAACTCAACTGGTGCTGCAAAAGCTATCGGTCTTGTAATCCCAGAATTGAACGGCAAATTGGACGGTGCTGCACAACGTGTTCCAGTTCCAACAGGATCTGTAACTGAGTTGGTTGCAACATTGAACAAGAAAGTAACTGCTGAAGAAGTAAACGCTGCAATGAAAGCTGCTGCTACTGAATCTTACGGTTACACTGAAGACCAAATCGTTTCTTCTGACATCGTAGGTATCTCTTACGGTTCATTGTTCGATGCTACTCAAACTAAAGTTCTTGAAGTTGACGGTGAGCAATTGGTGAAAGTTGTATCTTGGTACGACAACGAAATGTCTTACACAGCTCAACTTGTTCGTACTCTTGAGTACTTCGCAAAAATCGCTAAATAA
- a CDS encoding DUF7679 family protein has translation MGKNYYYVRVETLKGDIIDFQLPNDLQAGMRAYRHEHPQDWEELFRDALINIPSSAYTKANNYQPMIRLACIRKVFTQKKQQRRRSRGQFLTRENWSQRGVTHFFESACFIQHDYSRWNQCVLLCDYARWRYRFRIKK, from the coding sequence ATGGGAAAAAATTATTATTATGTTCGAGTGGAAACACTCAAAGGAGATATCATTGACTTTCAACTTCCCAATGACTTACAAGCGGGAATGAGGGCTTATCGTCATGAACATCCTCAAGATTGGGAAGAGTTATTCCGTGATGCGCTGATCAATATTCCAAGCTCAGCGTATACCAAAGCGAATAACTACCAGCCAATGATTCGTTTAGCTTGTATCCGTAAAGTATTCACGCAGAAGAAGCAACAGCGCCGTAGAAGTAGGGGGCAATTTCTTACGAGAGAGAACTGGAGCCAAAGGGGAGTGACTCATTTTTTCGAAAGTGCCTGTTTTATTCAACATGATTATTCTCGATGGAATCAGTGTGTCTTGTTGTGTGACTATGCCAGATGGCGTTATCGTTTCCGTATCAAAAAATAG
- a CDS encoding ISLre2 family transposase, which produces MTFNERHFVEEMDEWRKQEFLKRIREYDESIAPTMRKNGYKRVDATERTILFTFGEITFSRNRWRRGQKTRYPVDDWLGLKKYMRYSPELIFHMAKHASKLSYREVCRTVWDAYRIQVTKDAVLKATKVSGQLLEEKERYRFYLEEEQAPEKVKVNKIYLEGDGVMVKTTSAGDERFNTDLAHFLIHTGSKKVGRNRYILDNKHEIVHKNHDKAKEELLDYLYNHFEITDQTILITNSDNGKGYTKRTFQEIKKALGIKRHEHFWDEYHLNQKLKTFFKPYPETLYNLAQKAIQTHKKPLLITVLDTVESLIETEEQYETYYSFRQKMIRNFKDTKPAKLRNLSHKGVGVMESQHRKITYRMKHRGMYWSIKGACTMAKMILLERINQLDELFFGDWRKSYQPYQNQRFSAGRANKKIKEPPNIRRYRSGHKNGRWLTHAK; this is translated from the coding sequence ATGACATTTAATGAACGACACTTTGTGGAAGAGATGGATGAATGGCGCAAGCAAGAGTTTTTGAAACGAATCAGGGAGTATGATGAGTCTATCGCTCCAACTATGCGAAAGAACGGCTATAAACGAGTCGATGCCACAGAACGAACCATTCTCTTTACTTTCGGAGAAATCACCTTCTCACGAAACCGTTGGCGAAGAGGACAGAAAACTCGTTATCCAGTAGATGACTGGTTAGGTCTCAAGAAATACATGCGCTATTCTCCTGAACTCATCTTTCATATGGCTAAACATGCCTCAAAACTATCTTATAGGGAAGTTTGTCGAACAGTATGGGATGCTTACCGTATTCAAGTAACGAAGGATGCCGTGTTGAAAGCCACTAAAGTATCCGGACAACTCTTGGAAGAAAAAGAGCGTTACCGCTTTTACCTGGAGGAAGAACAAGCACCAGAAAAAGTCAAAGTAAATAAAATCTACCTAGAAGGGGATGGTGTGATGGTCAAAACAACCTCAGCTGGAGATGAACGCTTTAACACCGATTTAGCCCACTTTCTGATTCATACAGGTTCCAAGAAGGTAGGAAGGAATCGCTATATCCTCGACAATAAACATGAGATTGTCCATAAAAATCACGATAAAGCTAAAGAAGAGTTACTAGACTATCTCTATAACCACTTTGAGATTACAGACCAAACTATCCTTATTACCAATTCAGACAACGGGAAAGGCTATACCAAGCGCACCTTTCAAGAAATCAAAAAGGCACTGGGTATTAAACGTCATGAACATTTCTGGGATGAGTACCATCTGAATCAGAAACTGAAGACCTTCTTCAAACCCTATCCAGAAACCTTATACAATTTAGCTCAGAAAGCTATCCAGACTCACAAGAAACCTCTACTCATCACAGTACTAGATACGGTAGAATCCCTCATTGAGACAGAAGAACAGTATGAGACTTACTATAGCTTCCGACAGAAGATGATACGCAACTTTAAGGATACCAAGCCAGCTAAACTAAGAAATTTATCTCATAAGGGTGTCGGTGTGATGGAGAGCCAACATCGTAAAATCACTTATCGCATGAAACATAGAGGGATGTATTGGTCGATTAAGGGAGCTTGTACGATGGCTAAGATGATTCTCCTGGAGCGGATAAACCAACTAGATGAGTTATTCTTCGGGGATTGGCGCAAATCCTATCAACCTTACCAGAACCAGCGTTTTAGCGCAGGAAGGGCCAACAAGAAGATAAAAGAACCACCTAATATCAGACGCTATCGTTCTGGTCATAAGAACGGTCGATGGCTGACGCATGCAAAGTAA